TTGGGATAATCTGTATTTTTAAGGTTTTTCGCATATTCCTGTACCAAGATAACATCGGCATTGCTGTTTTTAAGATAGCTGTATAGCGTTTCCTTACCATAGGCAGCACCTTTTATATTCATTGTCAGCACTTTAAAATCTGCTACTTCACCTTCCGCTGGAGCCGTGAAATTAATCCACCTTTTGGCTGGATAATAGAATAGCAAGGTAGCAGCCAAAAAGATAAACGCTCTTTTTTTCCATAAGACCAGCCACATCATACATAAAACGGTGTGTATAATCAACAGGAAAGGAAAAGCCAGCGACAGCATATTCATCCACGCAAAAACCTTTGGCGGAACATAGGCATTAAGCGCCGTACCCGCGAGCAAAGCCACCACGGTGAAATGAAAGACCGTAAAAAGAAACCTAAACAGCCGCACAGGATTTTAATTAAAACGGTAAAGATGTTTCCGCCAACTACGGGCCAGTAAAAAGCCAACTATGGCACCACCAATATGGGCAAAATGCGCCACCCCATCCATTGAGCCACTAAATCCTAAATACAGCGAGATGACGATGATACCCGGAAACAGATATTTCGCCTTGATGGGAAACGGAATAAACATGAAGAAAAGTTTCGCATTCGGGAACAATGTTGAAAAAGCAGCTACCACGCCAAAAATAGCGCCGGAAGCCCCCAGCATCGGGGTTCGTAATGCCATAAAAAGCTGTTGTGAAAGCGCAGCGCCTTCGCCCGTTTGTGCCGAAATACTTAAATCGCCCGTATAACCTATCGCTGCCTTAGGGTAAATCTCCGCCGGATTGATGCCTAAATTATACAAAGCCTGTACAATTTGGTTCACTTCATATAAATTCCAAAGATTGAAAAGTACGAACGCACCAAGGCCACTCGCAAAATACAGGATCGTATATCTTCTAGAATCCAGCGTCTGCTCCAACGCCGGCCCAAAACTCCACAATGTCAACATATTAAATAAAATATGGGTAAGACCAACTCCCTCGCCAATCCCGGCATGCATAAACATGTGTGTGACGATTTGCCAAGACCTGAAGTTGGGTGAAAACGGGTAATACGCCGACATCAGGTAATACATCTGTGGGAAGAAAAAGTTGGCCAGCACATAAACTGCCACACACAGAATGATGATATTTTTAGTAATCGGGGTGAGTTTCGGGAACATAATTTCTAAAATTTATTTTTAAGTTCTTCCAGCGGCAGCTCAATATAACACCGTTTGCCGGACGGAAGGTATTCCGGGAAGCCTAAAGCGGTAAAATCTTTGATCACCAACTCGGCATCCGTCTTATACAGAAAATCGAAGCGCGATTTGCTTTGTATCTTATTCCATTTCTGTTGATAGAACTCCATGAATTCTTCTTCTGTGCGGTATTCGAGAATATCAAATAGCTGCTCCATAAATTTCATGACCTGTGTTTCTTTAAGACCTTCGGGAACCGCATCAATACGGAGTACATTATCATTGGCCAAAACCATTTCAAAGCCCAGCTCCGGTAGATATTTTTTGATGGAACGGTACTTCATTTTCTCTGTTTCATTCATATGATACTCTAATGAGAAGAGCAACGTGTGCCTTTCGATGGCGCTGCTTTTCCGTTTGTTACGGTCTGCGATTATCAGCCTGTGCATTCTGCCCAGATCCAGCATCAGCGTTTTGCCGCCTTTGTTGAAAAGCCAGTAACCGTTCGGGAGGCGCATCAGATCCTCATCGAAATCTTCATCTTCAAACAGGTTTATTTTCGATGGTGCCGCTGTAACGGTTTGCTGATATATTTCGGTTAAAGCATTTTTCTCGCCTGCCGAGGTTTTTTCTACCAGAAAAGGGTTGTAATCTCGGTCAACTGTAATTTCAGGTGCACGAAACATGCCACCGGTATTTTTCTGCATTACAAATGCATCCATGCTGGTATCTTTCTCGAAATCCAGACTTGGCGCTACATTATAGATGCCGAGCGATTTCTTGATCGTAGAACGTACCAAAGCGAAGATCAGGTTTTCATCCTCAAATTTCACTTCAGTTTTCTGCGGATGAATATTTACATCTACTTTCTCCGGATCAAGTTCAAGAAAAAGGAAAAAGGTAGGGATGTAGCCCGGCAACAGCAATCCGTCAAACGCTTCCTGTACTGCCTTATTGAAATACGCACTGCGGAAATAGCGGCCATTCACGAAGAAAAACTGTTCTCCGCGTACTTTTTTAGCACCTTCAGGCTTGGCGACAAAACCATTCAGTTTCACCCAACCCAAATCTTCTTTGATAGGGACCAGCAACGCATGCAGCTTCCGCCCAAAAATCTCTACGATGCGCTGCAGCAAACTGGCTTTCCGAAGTCTGAACACAATTTCATCGTTATGGAAAAGTTCAAAATCCAGGTCCTCGTGTGCAAGCGCAACACGCTGGAATTCATCAATTATATGCCGGAATTCTACATTATTGTTCTTGAGGAACTTCCTACGTGCGGGGACGTTGTAGAAAAGGTTCTTCACCAAGAAATTAGATCCTTCTGCTGTTTGTATCGGTTCCTGGAACTGAAAACCGCCCCCTTCGATATAGATATTGGTCCCTGTCTTTGCTTCTTTTGTTTTTGTCTTAAGTTCCACCTGCGCTACGGCAGCTATTGAGGCCAAGGCTTCCCCGCGGAAACCTTTGGTAGAGATCCGGAAGATATCTTCTGTGGACTGTATTTTTGACGTGGCATGCCGTTCGAAAGCAAGGCGCGCATCTGTATCACTCATCCCGATCCCGTTATCTACCACCTGAATAAGGTTTTTACCGGCATCACGGATGATGAGTTCTATTTTAGTAGCCTTTGCATCGATTGCATTCTCCATGAGTTCTTTTACGATCGACGCAGGCCGTTGCACCACCTCTCCGGCAGCAATTTGGTTGGCCACATGATCGGGCAAAAGTTTTATAATATCTGACATGTATCTTTATCCTCGCACAAAAATAATGATTAACAACGGGCTTTCGCAAATTAATTGAAAACTGGCTGTCTAAAGCAACTTACTCACCGAAAAGTTGATAGCGGCCCGTTTTTTTTGTTTTTTAATAATGAAAAAGCTCCCTGACGCCATATCAGAGAGCTTGTTTACTGCTTTGGGATTTATTTTTTTAAATTTTGGATACCCATTTCATACAGCGCGAAACTTAACAAGTCTGCATTTTCGCCAATTACCTGTTCGGTGCTGCGGCCGGCGCCGTGCCCTGCATTTACTTCAATCCTTACCAAAATCGGGTTGCTGCACGATTGCTTTTCCTGAAGTTCGGCCCCAAATTTAAATGAGTGCGCGGGTACCACACGGTCATCATGGTCGCTGGTAATAATCATGGTAGATGGGTAGCAAACACCTTTTCTTACATTGTGAACGGGAGAGTAAGATTTCAGGTATTCAAACATTTCCTTACTGTCTTCAGCGGTACCGTAATCATAACTCCAACCAGCACCGGCTGTAAATTTGTTATAACGCAGCATGTCTAAAACGCCTACACCGGGAAAAGCCACTTTTGCCAGATCCGGACGCATCGTCATAGTAGCACCTACCAGAAGCCCGCCATTCGACCTACCCGAAAGGGCCATGTATTGGCTGGAGGTATAGCCTTTGTCCTGCAGATATTCACCAGCGGCGATAAAATCATCGAATACATTTTTCTTCTGCATCTTCGTGCCTGCATCATGCCATTTTTTACCATATTCGCCACCACCACGGATGTTGGGTACGGCATAGATGCCTCCGTTTTCCATCCAAATAGCATTCACTACGGAGAACGCGGGCTGTAGGCTGATGTTAAAGCCACCATAAGAGTAAAGGATGGTAGGATTTTTACCATTCAGTTTTAGTCCTTTTTTATAATTAATCATCATTGGGACTTTGGTGCCGTCTTTGGAGGTATAGAAAACCTGTTCAGAAACGTAGTCCTCTGGATTGAATTTAATGTTCGGTTTCTGGTACACTTCAGATTTGCCGGTTTCGACATTGTATTTGTAAATAGTTCCGGGGGTGATGTAGTTGGTGTATGAGAAATACACTTCCTTGTCGGTATCTTTCCCACCAAAACCACCGGCAGTACCGGTACCAGGAAGTTGGATATCGCGCACGAGTTTCCCGTCATAATCAAACTGGCGGACAGAGGTAACCGCATCTTTCATGTATCGGGCAAAGATATAGCCTCCACCGGTAGATACACTCAGGACATTTTCAGATTCTGGGATCACGTCTGTCCAAACCTGTGGATTTTTGATACTGAATTTCACCAACCTCATATTTGGGGCATCTTTATCGGTAAAGGCATAAATGATGTCACCTTTCGAGTCGATAAAATCGGTATTATAGCTGTACCCTTGCTGAATAGGGATAAAATCTGTTTTATTCTTTAAATCCTTAATATAAAGTTCATTGCCATTGGTTGCCACGGAAGCATTGAGGATCTCGTACCGTTCGTCATCAGAAACTCCTACAGACATATATCTGCGCTTAAAGTTCTCGCCACCGATAACCAACCGGTCTGCAGATTGTTTGGTCCCCAGTTTATGGAAGTACACTTTGTGCGTATCCGTCTGTGCAGAAAGTTCGCTGCCTTTCGGTTTATCATAGCTGGAGTAATAAAACCCTTCGTCGCCGGACCATGATGCGCCGGAGAATTTCACATCGGTAATGGTCTCGTCAATGATCTCCTTGGTGATGGCATTCATGATGATGATCTTGTTCCAGTCGCTGCCGCCTTCAGAAATAGAATAGGCGACCAGGTTCCCTTTCTTATTGAAGGAGATGCCTGCGAGCGAGGTCGTTCCTTTATCTGAGAATTTATTGGGATCAAGGAAACCTCGGTTTTTCCGTCTTTATCGGTTCGGTAAAGTACAGACTGTGCCTGCAGGCCGTCATTTTTATAGAAATAGGTATAATCTCCTTCTTTGAAAGGTGCGCCTATTTTCTCATAATTCCAGATATCTTTAAGTTGTGTGCGGATTTCTTCCCGGAAAGGGATTTGCTGCAGATAATCTTGTGTGAATGCTACTTCGCGCTGTACCCAGTCTTTGGTATCCGCCGCCCGGTCGTCTTCCAGCCAGCGGTAAGGATCTTCTATCTTTACCCCGAAATACTCATCCGTATGGGTAATTTTCTTGGTTTCTGGGTAAATTCGGTTCTGTGTCATTTTCTGTGGTGAACAGGCTGCTAAAAATAGTGCGCCCGTTAAAACAATTGCATTGGTCTTCATTGATAAAACGGTTTTTTCAAAATTAGAAATTTTAAATGAGATGCCACTACGAATCGTAATATTAACAAATTTTAAAACCAAACCATTTGTAAAAGGTATGTAATTTGCTTAAATTGTATCACGAAATAAAATATATATGAAAAGAGAAACCGGAATTTTACTTGCAGGCAGCCTGGGAGTGATCGTAGGATTAGGAATTTTTGGCTTTAAGAGGTTTTTGACTATCAAGCACCGCGAATATGCTGATTATTATGAAGATTTCCACCGTCATTTTGACAGCAGATATAAGGAAGAGCCACATCATGGCGTAGAATTTCTGGCCATGCAATAAATAATATTAAATGATATGCAACCCTGTTTTCAGCATTGAAGACAGGTTTTTTTGTGGATAAATCTTGCTTTTTCCTAAGCCTAAAAGCCATAATTTTGCATTTGCAATGATAGAACGTCACTTCATAAAAGGCCAGGGAGCACAACAAAACGAAACCAACCGTTTCGACCGCTATACCTTTGAGCCTGAAGAAGAAACGTTTGAAACCACCAAGACCACATTCACCGAAGTTTTCCCCAAAACCATTGTAAACCCAGTAAAAAGTCCGGATCTGAGGATGGAGTATTCGCTGAATCCCTATCAAGGCTGCGAACATGGCTGTTCCTACTGCTTTGCGCGGCCTACCCATGAATATTGGGGCTTTTCCGCAGGATTGGATTTTGAGCGTAAAATAATGGTAAAGAAAAACGCACCGGAACTACTCGAAAAATTCTTTCAGAAGAAAAACTATGTCCCCCAACCCATTATGCTTTCTGGTAATACCGACTGTTACCAACCCGCGGAACGGCATTTTGAAATCACCCGAAAGCTGTTACAGGTTTGTCTGGATTATCGGCATCCCGTATCCATCCTTACCAAAAACACGCTCGTATTGCGCGACCTTGATCTTTTGACCGCGCTTGCAGCACAGCATTTGGTCTCCGTGTCCTTCAGTATTCCCACGATGGATGAAAACATCCGTCGGAAGATGGAACCCCGCACCTCCTCTGCCAGCAATAAAATCAAAGCTATTGAGGTCCTTACCCAAAACCAGATCCCGGTCGGCGTGATGGTAGCCCCCGTAATCCCCGGCCTTACCAGCGATGAGAGCCTGAACATCCTGAAAACAGTTTCGGAAGCCGGTGCTAGAAGTTTCGGGTATGTATTGGTAAGGCTCAATGATATGGTAGCGCCTGTTTTCGTTAAATGGATTGAGGCACACTTCCCCGACCGCGCGCAGAAAGTCCTCAACCTCATCCGTTCGATGCGTGGCGGGAATCTCGGTGAGAAAAGATATTATGAACGTTATAAAGGAGAAGGAAATATCGCCGAACTTATTCATAACACCTTCGCTTTGGGTAAACGGAAATACTTCTCGGACCGCGAGATGCCAGTTCTTTCTACTGAAAATTTCACTGGCTCACGTACACAGCAGCTTCGTTTATTTTAAAACTACACTGGGTTGCACCTCTAAATTTGACGGTTTACCGGCGGATAAATAAACTTTTTATTTACTTTTATCAAAATTTTCATCAATGGTTTTAAGCAGAATCTGGAGTGCGTTCATCATTATAGCCATACTTGTAGCCAGCATAAAATATATGTTTTCAGATGGTTATAAGGCGATTTATAATGATATGGTGGTAGGGAAAAGTGGTGATACTGTACAGATTGCCTCAAAAAAAGCTGACAATCTAGCCCCCGAAATCCAATCCGCGCTGCTAACCCATCCTGAATTTACACAGGATCGCATACATTATAAAACAGATTCAGCTACATCAAATGTTAATATTTATCGGGTACAGGAAGCCGATGGCGTAATCGGGACCTCTGAGACTGCGGTGAAGATTTGCCTAGGCCTTATCGGGATTATGACGCTGTTCATGGGTTTTATGAGTATCGCTGAAAAAGCGGGCGGCATCAATTTACTTTCTCGGTTAATACAACCATTTTTTTCAAGGCTTTTCCCTGAAATCCCTAAAAACCATCCTTCGTTTGGCCATATGTTGCTTAATTTTTCCGCCAATTTATTAGGCTTGGATAATGCGGCAACACCTTTCGGGCTGAAAGCGATGGAAAGCCTTCAAACCTTAAATCCTGATAAAGAACGGGCCAGTAACTCGCAAATTATGTTTCTGTGCTTACATGCCGGCGGTCTTACGTTAATCCCCGTTTCCATTATTGCCATCCGTGCTTCCATGGGTTCTGCTACGCCGACTGATATTTTCATCCCATGCATGATCGCTACTTTTGCGGCTACCATGGCAGCGATGATTATTGTCTCCGTATATCAAAAGATTAATCTGCTGCAACCTGTGGTAATCGCCTATGTAGGCGGCATATCGGCACTCGTGGGGCTTTTGGTCGTGTATCTGGTAAATCTTACTAAAGAAGGCCTTGATGAGTTCAGTATGCTGCTGAGCAATGGGATCATCTTGCTGATTTTCTTTGCTATCGTACTGGGTGGGATTTATAAGAAAATAAATGTATTTGATGCATTTATTGATGGGGCCAAAGAAGGCTTCTGGACTTGCGTGAAGATTATTCCTTATTTGGTGGGGATGCTGATTGCCATATCCATGCTGCGCACCTCCGGGGTATTTGATGTGTTGATTGACGGCATGAAATGGGTAGCTGCCGTTGCCGGTTTCGATACCCGTTTTGTAGATGGGCTTCCTACAGCACTTATCAAGCCCCTGTCTGGTTCCGGCGCGCGCGGCATGATGGTGGATACCATGCAGACTTTCGGTGCAGATAGTTTCCAGGGGAGGCTGGCGGCGGTTTTACAAGGCAGTTCTGATACCACGTTTTATGTAATCGCTGTATATTTCGGTGCAGTAGGCGTCAGAAACACGCGCTACACGGTTACTGCGATGCTGCTTGCTGATCTTGTGGGCATCATCACCTCTGTGGTCCTGGCCTATTTATTTTTCGCATAAGCATATTCAATTACCATGATTCACGATAAAGATTACCTCATCCGTATTGTAAAACAATTTTCAGAATTTCTGGCGAAACTGCTGCTGGAAAAAAATGAAGGCATACTGCCAGACCATCAAAGACTCTTTGAGACTTACATGAACGATACCTTTAAAATGACTTTCGAGGAACTCGCCGCTAAAACGACCGAAGAAATCACCCTGTTGATTGAAGCTAAAGACGAAAGCCACCAAATCCCCTATTACGAACTTTTGGGACATCTTTTTTATTTCAAATTCAAGGAACTGGCTATACAGGAGTTTGCACGGAAATCTAAATCGTTTTATGAATATTATCTTCAGAAAAGCGGCATCTTTTCAATGCCTATTGTGTCTCGCATTGGCGAGTTACAACCTCATCTGTAACAATTTGTGACAATCATCGTCTTATCTGCTAAAATCAATCATGAAGAAATCTGCTGTAATATTGTTGGCTTTTCTTTCCGTCTCTGCTTTCTCACAGAAAAAATGGACGCTTCAGGAATGTGTGAACTACGCCCTTGAAAATAATCTTACGGTCATTCAGAATGATTTAAACACCCAAAACCAAAATTTCGCCCTCGAAATCGCCAAACGAGAGTACCTGCCTTCCGTAGGCGCAACCATTAGCAATAACGCCTCTTTCGGGCAGGGCAGAGACGTTTTCGGTACGACCAACCGCAATGATAATTTCATTAACAATGCCAATGTAGGGGCCGACATCCTGTTATTCAACAACGGTAGGCTAGAGAAAAATATCCGCCGTACCGAATATGAAGTGGCCGCAGGAAGATTTGATCTGGAGCGTGTTAAAAACGACATCTCACTACAAATCGCCCAGCAGTACCTTTCGGTATTATTAAACCGCGAAATAACAAAGATCTCCCAAAGCGCCCTGGAAAACGCCGAACGTCTTTACCAACGCGCAAAAATTACTACAGAAGTCGGTACCACCGCACAAACGGTGCTCGCTGAGGCCGAAGCTGCCTTCGCCCGCGAAAAACAGAATGTAAAAACCGCTGAAATTAATACCAACAGAAGCCTGTTCAGCCTTGCGATGCTGCTCCAACTTCAGGATTATAAGAATTTCGATGTGCAAGACGTACCTTTGGGTGACCAGCTGGATGCACCTTTGTTTACCGCAGAAGATGTTATCGCCAAGGCCTATGAAAACCAACCGCAAATTCGGGCCGCGGAAAACAGGGTAAAATCGGCGGAAGCCCAGACAGAAATTACAAAAACCGCCTTCTGCCCTACCATATCTGCCAGTGCAGGCATCGGCTCTTCTTATTTTAACTCTTTGGTAACCAACACAGCGGGGATTGATATTAACGGGAACCCCATACGCGAAAGCAATTTTTTCAAACAATATAAGGATAATTTTGGCCAACAATTAGGCCTTTCTGCCAACATCCCCATTTTTAATAAAGGAATTACCAAACTGCAGGTAGAACAGTCTAAAATAAATGAAGAAGTGGCCCGAGTAGCGCTGCTGCAACAAAGACAAGAGGTTTTACAGAATGTACAGCAGGCACAGTTTGACGCGGAAAGCAATTATGCAGCTTATCAGGCAGCTACCGAAGCTGAACGCAGCACAAGGCTCGCCCTGGATTTCGCGGAAAAAAGTTTCGAGGCTGGGCGATCCACCATCTATGACCTTAACGTGGCCCGAAATAATTTTGCCAACGCCCAAGGATCTGTAGCACAAGCCAAATACAACTACCTTTTCAGCATGAAACTCCTTAATTTCTATGCCGGAATACCTTTGACGCTGTAAAAGTGCCGGATAAGATATGCCGATACAAAATCTAGAAAAATTTTTACCCGAAAACACACTTCCTTACCTTAAAAGATGGTTTGGCGAACACACCATTCATATTAAAATTACCAAAGGCCGGAATACAAAGTTGGGGGATTACCGCAAAATGCCGGATGGCTCGCACAAGATTACAATTAATCATAATCTAGCGCCCCCGCTCTTCTTTTTCGTGCTTACCCATGAACTGGCGCATCTGCTGGCCTTCGTAAGTTTCGGACATCGCATTGCACCGCACGGCACAGAATGGAAAAATACGTTCCGAGATATGCTTCTAGAAAGTATAAAGGTATATCCTGATGATTTACAGGCAATTGTCAAAGATTTCTTGAGATCGCCAAAAGCCAACTTTATGTCGAGTCCGGAGTTGGTGAGATATTTCCGTATCGAAGATTTTCAGGATGAACTGTCCTACATCGAAGACTTAGTCCCCGGTGACCGTTTTATTTACCGCAACGAGGTGTATCGGCTTGAGGAGAAGATGAAAAAAAACTATCTTTGCACGCATACCGGGAATGCAAAAAAATACGCTTTCAGACCACTG
This DNA window, taken from Chryseobacterium sp. 6424, encodes the following:
- a CDS encoding SprT-like domain-containing protein translates to MPIQNLEKFLPENTLPYLKRWFGEHTIHIKITKGRNTKLGDYRKMPDGSHKITINHNLAPPLFFFVLTHELAHLLAFVSFGHRIAPHGTEWKNTFRDMLLESIKVYPDDLQAIVKDFLRSPKANFMSSPELVRYFRIEDFQDELSYIEDLVPGDRFIYRNEVYRLEEKMKKNYLCTHTGNAKKYAFRPLARIEKIH
- the mutL gene encoding DNA mismatch repair endonuclease MutL, giving the protein MSDIIKLLPDHVANQIAAGEVVQRPASIVKELMENAIDAKATKIELIIRDAGKNLIQVVDNGIGMSDTDARLAFERHATSKIQSTEDIFRISTKGFRGEALASIAAVAQVELKTKTKEAKTGTNIYIEGGGFQFQEPIQTAEGSNFLVKNLFYNVPARRKFLKNNNVEFRHIIDEFQRVALAHEDLDFELFHNDEIVFRLRKASLLQRIVEIFGRKLHALLVPIKEDLGWVKLNGFVAKPEGAKKVRGEQFFFVNGRYFRSAYFNKAVQEAFDGLLLPGYIPTFFLFLELDPEKVDVNIHPQKTEVKFEDENLIFALVRSTIKKSLGIYNVAPSLDFEKDTSMDAFVMQKNTGGMFRAPEITVDRDYNPFLVEKTSAGEKNALTEIYQQTVTAAPSKINLFEDEDFDEDLMRLPNGYWLFNKGGKTLMLDLGRMHRLIIADRNKRKSSAIERHTLLFSLEYHMNETEKMKYRSIKKYLPELGFEMVLANDNVLRIDAVPEGLKETQVMKFMEQLFDILEYRTEEEFMEFYQQKWNKIQSKSRFDFLYKTDAELVIKDFTALGFPEYLPSGKRCYIELPLEELKNKF
- a CDS encoding rhomboid family intramembrane serine protease; translated protein: MFPKLTPITKNIIILCVAVYVLANFFFPQMYYLMSAYYPFSPNFRSWQIVTHMFMHAGIGEGVGLTHILFNMLTLWSFGPALEQTLDSRRYTILYFASGLGAFVLFNLWNLYEVNQIVQALYNLGINPAEIYPKAAIGYTGDLSISAQTGEGAALSQQLFMALRTPMLGASGAIFGVVAAFSTLFPNAKLFFMFIPFPIKAKYLFPGIIVISLYLGFSGSMDGVAHFAHIGGAIVGFLLARSWRKHLYRFN
- a CDS encoding nucleoside recognition domain-containing protein, encoding MVLSRIWSAFIIIAILVASIKYMFSDGYKAIYNDMVVGKSGDTVQIASKKADNLAPEIQSALLTHPEFTQDRIHYKTDSATSNVNIYRVQEADGVIGTSETAVKICLGLIGIMTLFMGFMSIAEKAGGINLLSRLIQPFFSRLFPEIPKNHPSFGHMLLNFSANLLGLDNAATPFGLKAMESLQTLNPDKERASNSQIMFLCLHAGGLTLIPVSIIAIRASMGSATPTDIFIPCMIATFAATMAAMIIVSVYQKINLLQPVVIAYVGGISALVGLLVVYLVNLTKEGLDEFSMLLSNGIILLIFFAIVLGGIYKKINVFDAFIDGAKEGFWTCVKIIPYLVGMLIAISMLRTSGVFDVLIDGMKWVAAVAGFDTRFVDGLPTALIKPLSGSGARGMMVDTMQTFGADSFQGRLAAVLQGSSDTTFYVIAVYFGAVGVRNTRYTVTAMLLADLVGIITSVVLAYLFFA
- a CDS encoding TolC family protein, which produces MKKSAVILLAFLSVSAFSQKKWTLQECVNYALENNLTVIQNDLNTQNQNFALEIAKREYLPSVGATISNNASFGQGRDVFGTTNRNDNFINNANVGADILLFNNGRLEKNIRRTEYEVAAGRFDLERVKNDISLQIAQQYLSVLLNREITKISQSALENAERLYQRAKITTEVGTTAQTVLAEAEAAFAREKQNVKTAEINTNRSLFSLAMLLQLQDYKNFDVQDVPLGDQLDAPLFTAEDVIAKAYENQPQIRAAENRVKSAEAQTEITKTAFCPTISASAGIGSSYFNSLVTNTAGIDINGNPIRESNFFKQYKDNFGQQLGLSANIPIFNKGITKLQVEQSKINEEVARVALLQQRQEVLQNVQQAQFDAESNYAAYQAATEAERSTRLALDFAEKSFEAGRSTIYDLNVARNNFANAQGSVAQAKYNYLFSMKLLNFYAGIPLTL
- a CDS encoding PA0069 family radical SAM protein produces the protein MIERHFIKGQGAQQNETNRFDRYTFEPEEETFETTKTTFTEVFPKTIVNPVKSPDLRMEYSLNPYQGCEHGCSYCFARPTHEYWGFSAGLDFERKIMVKKNAPELLEKFFQKKNYVPQPIMLSGNTDCYQPAERHFEITRKLLQVCLDYRHPVSILTKNTLVLRDLDLLTALAAQHLVSVSFSIPTMDENIRRKMEPRTSSASNKIKAIEVLTQNQIPVGVMVAPVIPGLTSDESLNILKTVSEAGARSFGYVLVRLNDMVAPVFVKWIEAHFPDRAQKVLNLIRSMRGGNLGEKRYYERYKGEGNIAELIHNTFALGKRKYFSDREMPVLSTENFTGSRTQQLRLF